In Pseudomonas sp. MM213, a genomic segment contains:
- a CDS encoding 4a-hydroxytetrahydrobiopterin dehydratase: MSTLNQAHCEACRADAPQVSDEELPVLIKQIPDWNIEVRDSVMQLEKVFLFKNFKHALAFTNAVGEISEAEGHHPGLLTEWGKVTVTWWSHSIKGLHRNDFIMAARTDEVAKDAEGRK, from the coding sequence ATGTCCACATTGAACCAAGCCCATTGCGAAGCCTGCCGCGCCGACGCCCCTCAGGTCAGCGACGAAGAGCTGCCGGTACTGATCAAGCAAATCCCGGACTGGAACATCGAAGTCCGCGACAGCGTCATGCAGCTGGAAAAGGTTTTCCTGTTCAAGAACTTCAAGCACGCGCTGGCGTTCACCAACGCCGTCGGTGAAATCTCCGAGGCTGAAGGTCACCACCCGGGCCTGCTGACCGAATGGGGCAAAGTCACCGTGACCTGGTGGAGCCACTCCATCAAAGGCCTGCACCGCAACGATTTCATCATGGCCGCGCGCACTGACGAAGTGGCCAAGGACGCCGAGGGCCGCAAATAA